GGCACCGTGGCCCTCAGAGAGATCCGTCGCTACCAGAAATCCACCGAGCTGCTGATCCGCAAGCTGCCCTTCCAGCGCCTGGTCAGGGAGATCGCTCAGGACTTCAAGACCGACCTGCGCTTCCAGAGCTCCGCCGTCATGGCTCTGCAGGAGGCCAGCGAGGCTTACCTGGTCGGCCTGTTCGAGGACACCAACCTGTGCGCCATCCACGCCAAGAGGGTCACCATCATGCCCAAAGACATCCAGCTGGCCCGCCGCATCCGCGGAGAGAGGGCTTAAACTGACCTGAGATCAGTGTTAAAACAcaacggctcttttaagagccACAAACATCCTCACGGAGCAACAGGTCCTTTAACGTATTCATTTCCTTCTAGATGAAACCTGTTTATAGTCCATTTGCCCGCACAGCCCGCTCCATACTGTGATAACACTGAGTTTAGGTCCTGCGTGTAtctgcagcctgaactgtttTATTCACCATCATTAAACCCACGgctttttttcctgtaaatcAGGACAGATTGTGGGGTTCCCCAATGCAACATGTACAGTACTGCGAGATTATTTTGTCACTGCATATACAAATATACACAATGAGATTGCGGCGCGCCACTTGAACAGTTGCtcttagtaaaaaaaaaagtgaaagtaaaaagcATATTTTAGGTGCAACAACAAAATTGTACATGTTGTCCTAAATTTAATCTATTTATGATCAAATTAAATCCTTCCGGAGGGACAGAGGAGTGTAAGTGTCTTCTAGGGTGGGCAGGCGTGTGTTGATTGATGATGATGAACAGTACATAGTGATTGATAATATACAGTATAATTTACAAATGGAATTTAGTGTAGTGACCTATAAAGAGGAATACGGCTCTGTAGTGAAGTGTGTGGCTCTTAAAGGAGCCGTTTCATCTGCTGGAGCTTCTTCCGGAGCCTTACTTGGCCTTCTCGGTCTTCTTGGGCAGCACACCGCCCTGAGCGATGGTCACTCCGCccagcagcttgttgagctCCTCGTCGTTGCGCACGGCCAGCTGCAGGTGGCGGGGGATGATCCTGGTCTTCTTCTTGTCCCGGGCAGCGTTTCCAGCCGGCTCCAGGATCTCAGCTTTCAGGTATTCGAGCACAGCCGCCAGGTACACCGGGGCTCCAGCTCCCACACGTTCCGGGTAGTTCCCCTTCCTCAGCAGCCTGTGGACACGGCCCACCGGGAACTGCAGTCCGGCTCTTTGCCTTGGCTCTGGTTTTtccacttttacttttttttttttttaagcctttattCAGAAGTATTTGGCAAACAACCAcatcacaataaaacacaacaacatgaaTTCACATTACATATTcctcattacattttttttttatatctttaaaATAGTCCAAGGGAGGGGGCTGTTATTCATCTGTCCAATagctttcctcctcctcagatCCACAATAATATTCCTAAAAACATCACTGTTAATCATTTTTTGTTCAGTAACTGTCTTGGTTCTTGTTTTCCGAATGTGGGTATTGATTATGCACATAATTAACCAAAACAACTTTCTTTTAATATCGATCcttctttctttaaataatCCATACATTACAGACCTCTCATTAATATCTACATCAAACCCAACATCGACCATTTTACTTCTTATTTCTGTTGTTCGGTAACATCCAGGAGGAAATGCTGCAGGGTTTCATCTTCATCACAATTATTAGGACATTTCTTTGTGGTGACATAACAGCTCCACTGTACAACTGCTCTAACAGGAAGTCTGCCAACAGAAATGAGCCAAACAGGATCtcttaggttttctgaaatagttttttcatttacatttctgaTAATTTGAGAGATTTCATCATTAttcacatatttatattttatcgGTTACccattgtttttttcattaattatgTCATAGATTTGCTTTGTACTTAAAGTATTccagtttatatttaaaataatcccAATTTGTAATAAAATCTCCAAACAGAAGTTTATAAAAGGGAGCACCAgatctttgctcttcctctcagtttcatccactgattttcagttcctTTAATCCAAAATGCTCTTCTGTTCATTGcagatgtttttaataaatgggATTTTAATGCTCAGATCTGTTGCTCCCAAACcaccatttcttttatttttatacttcAATATTCTTTGTGTTACCTCACGGTTTGTTCCCCATACCAGTTTTACACACAATTTACTAAGTGTCATAATGACTTTGTGTGGGGGAGGAAACACAGTGGCAAGAAAAAGAAGTTTAGAAATGATGTGAGTTTTAACAATTTTAATGCGTGCTTTAtaattagtgtttttattttcccattttaagaCTTCTTCTTTAACCAATTTGTGTGGCAACTATCGTTTCCAGTAATCCATATTCCTAAGACTTTGATTTCATTCCTAACCTGGATGTCTATGATGGGCCTGTTTAAGCTTCTATCCACACACCTTCAGTTTTGTCCTTGTTCAGCATGGCTCCAGATGCTGATTCGTACTGTTTGAGGTATCATTTAATCTCTCTAGTTCTTCTTGATTTTTTATAATTACAGTGACATCATGTGCATAAGCCATGGCAATCCCTTTATGTGTCTCATCAAGCATACAGCCTTTAAAATGAGGatctttattaattatttttaataaaggacTGATGGCTAATACATATAATGCTGCACTTAAAGGACACCCTTGCTTCACTCCACGGGAAATCTCAAATGGTTCACTCAAGGTCCCGTTAACCTTTATTTGCACTATAGATCTTTTATATAACAGTTGGAGCATTTTAACAAACTCTTCATGGATCCCATATTTCCTCATCACTGCCCACAGACAGGTGTGTGAGACAAAGTCAAAGGTTTTCCTCTGATCCAGACCGAGAATGTAGAAATCTGTATCTTTACCGGCATATACAACCTCTCTCAAGGTGCACAAGTTATCCCACATTTGACGACCTCTAATGCCACAAGTTTGTTCTTTATCAATTATTTGATCTAATATGTCATTAAATCTATTCATTATAATTTTTGCCAGTATTTTATAATCAACATTCATTAAAGTTAGTTGTCTATAATtgtttaaatcacatttatccCCTTTCTTATATAATAAACACATAATTCCTTGATAAAAGGAATcacttaatttttctttttgtacacCATCGTTCAGTGCTGAGGTTAAAAGTTTAATTACATCTTCTAAATATAGTTTATAAAATTCAGCAGGGAGGCCGTCAGGACCTGGggatttattaatatttaattgatTAATGGCTGCTATAACTTCATCCTTCTTAATTTCTCCTATCAGTGAAGAAAAGGTTGTATTATCAAAGGGGGAGACCACTTCAAGTAAGGATTCAACAGCTTCTTTATCTGAGGGTAAAAACATGGACACACAGCTCTGCCTAATAATTATTCTTTTATCATTTTCttcataaaatattttaccTGTAAGATCTTTAATAGCTGTGATAAAATTGCTGCTACGCCTCTTCTGACTAGAGGAAATTACATAATTGATGTTACAATTTTCATTACATCCAGTAGATTTTTgcatattatataataattcaTTATTTATCAAATATATATTAGTCTCCAAATCATTCATCTGATGTTCCTCTGcttcagttcttgtttttataaatttcaattttatatatttattaacatattcattatattctaaatttTTAACATGGTTTATTTCACGACATTTAaatttgaagaaatccttcaaTCTAGTTTTTAATAAATCCCATAATTCAAGATCAGATTTGACCAAAACTCTCAGTTGTGAAATCCTTTGAACTTCCACCTTTAATTCCGTTATCAGATCTATATCCATAAGACATTTAGTATTTAATTTACAATAACTTTTTTAATGATTTGAGCGACACGTAATCCTAACTTTGACCAGCATgtggtctgaccaatcagaaaataTTGTTTCATAATGAAAAACTTGAATTTGAGAAGAGACATATATTCTGTCTATTCTCGTTTGGGTTTTTGAGTCAAATCTGGTGAAATGTACACTGTGTGGATTTAAGATCCTATAAGTGTCTCTGAGAGAAGCTTCAGAGACACTTTGATCAAAAGATTTCCTTCACAAGATGCTTTGAAAGGTGTAGCAGCAATTCTATCTTTTTCCTCAGTTATAGTATTAAAATCACCACATAAAACCACATCATAAACAACCTCTAATGTTTGTCTCAATTTCTTTCCACTTTTACCGCGTCCTGACATCTTTCTGCGATTACCGGATAATGCTGCTCGTGCTGAGATACCCGTGTTTATGTAATCACCAGCTGCTCGCTCATTGGCCAGGCTGAGCGTAAGTGTAATCGTCCAATC
The window above is part of the Archocentrus centrarchus isolate MPI-CPG fArcCen1 chromosome 14, fArcCen1, whole genome shotgun sequence genome. Proteins encoded here:
- the LOC115791938 gene encoding histone H3, whose amino-acid sequence is MARTKQTARKSTGGKAPRKQLATKAARKSAPATGGVKKPHRYRPGTVALREIRRYQKSTELLIRKLPFQRLVREIAQDFKTDLRFQSSAVMALQEASEAYLVGLFEDTNLCAIHAKRVTIMPKDIQLARRIRGERA
- the LOC115791856 gene encoding histone H2A-beta, sperm-like produces the protein MLNKDKTEEPRQRAGLQFPVGRVHRLLRKGNYPERVGAGAPVYLAAVLEYLKAEILEPAGNAARDKKKTRIIPRHLQLAVRNDEELNKLLGGVTIAQGGVLPNPQSVLIYRKKSRGFNDGE